In one Mus caroli chromosome 14, CAROLI_EIJ_v1.1, whole genome shotgun sequence genomic region, the following are encoded:
- the Fbxo34 gene encoding F-box only protein 34 isoform X1 produces MGFGASVGLRRSALSSWSASVSGSESGLPPPHRAAAAPGQAPARQKHRASVMHLKLYWKLQKKERPLEISRDTLRTPMSHGKANGDVKARASYMKPTVLPSASLVKASSRKPFGILSPNVLCSMSGKSPVENSLNVKAKKNVLSAAVHQSEEGLPGTWAIVKPGNTKEKIAFFAAHQYSNRIGSMKIKSSWDIDGRATKRRKKSGELKKAKLQLEMMRDINSQCYQSEPFVCGVEHCSVHYMSDSGDGVCAARPLSVIQMVAFLEQKATALLASCTKNCTNSPAIVKISGQSRGIPPAPEPFSAPETCEEPREQENPETGRSQGEPVRVLDMVARLESECLKHQGQREPGSLSRNNSFRRNVGRVLLTNGSQASDKSEEGSADTADSQEHPLQPVSVGEEPSVTEHHSVGEQAWDGTSQSCPSLPATVSFHTDSTDLEPGQQTAIKNCSRDDVEMVEEFDELPTDAVSRVRRELVTLTKHHPEQRQDPLCISITVCMVEKDRPSALDSLEEPLPGMLFFLSSGQDQQAHSQLREHPAPEASEASQPQDAAEGSSAREEKDSSVEPLSLPAASPGGSTSQVLEAVTCKKQVSQDFLETRFKIQQLLEPQQYMACLPHHIIVKIFRLLPTLSLAILKCTCRYFKSIIEYYNIRPADSRWVRDPRYREDPCKQCKKKYVKGDVSLCRWHPKPYCQALPYGPGYWMCCHQSQKGFPGCKLGLHDNHWLPACHSFNRAIHKKSRGSETEEEY; encoded by the coding sequence GGCATCTGTTATGCACCTTAAGCTGTACTGGAAACTCCAGAAGAAAGAGCGCCCTCTTGAGATCAGCAGGGACACCCTGAGAACGCCTATGAGCCACGGAAAGGCCAACGGTGATGTGAAGGCCAGAGCCAGCTACATGAAACCCACCGTCCTTCCTTCAGCCTCCCTTGTCAAAGCATCATCTAGAAAACCTTTTGGGATCCTTTCTCCAAATGTTCTGTGCAGTATGAGTGGGAAGAGCCCTGTGGAGAACAGCTTGAATGTTAAAGCCAAAAAAAATGTGCTGTCTGCAGCCGTGCACCAGAGTGAGGAGGGACTGCCTGGGACCTGGGCTATTGTCAAACCTGGGAACACGAAGGAGAAAATTGCATTCTTTGCAGCCCACCAGTATAGCAATAGGATAGGCtctatgaaaattaaaagttCCTGGGATATCGATGGGAGAGCcactaaaagaaggaaaaaatcaGGGGAGCTTAAGAAAGCCAAGTTACAGCTAGAAATGATGAGAGATATCAACAGCCAGTGCTACCAGTCTGAGCCGTTTGTGTGTGGCGTCGAGCACTGTTCTGTGCATTACATGAGTGACAGTGGGGACGGTGTCTGTGCTGCGAGGCCTCTGTCAGTGATACAGATGGTGGCCTTCCTCGAGCAGAAGGCCACTGCTCTGCTAGCTAGCTGCACAAAAAACTGCACAAATTCGCCTGCCATTGTGAAGATTTCTGGCCAGTCCCGAGGTATACCACCTGCACCTGAGCCCTTCTCTGCTCCAGAAACTTGTGAAGAACCCAGGGAACAAGAAAATCCTGAGACTGGCAGATCCCAGGGTGAGCCAGTCCGTGTCCTTGACATGGTAGCCAGGTTGGAGTCTGAGTGCCTGAAGCACCAGGGCCAGCGGGAACCTGGGAGCTTGTCACGCAATAACAGTTTCCGTCGAAATGTAGGCAGGGTGTTGCTCACTAATGGTTCTCAGGCCAGCGACAAAAGTGAAGAGGGCTCTGCAGACACAGCCGACTCTCAGGAGCATCCCTTGCAGCCGGTATCTGTGGGTGAAGAACCCTCTGTAACTGAGCATCATTCTGTAGGGGAGCAGGCCTGGGATGGCACTTCTCAAAGCTGTCCCTCATTGCCAGCCACTGTGAGCTTCCACACGGACAGCACAGATCTAGAGCCAGGTCAGCAAACAGCTATCAAGAACTGCAGCCGGGATGACGTAGAAATGGTGGAGGAATTTGATGAATTGCCTACAGATGCTGTCAGTCGTGTAAGAAGAGAGCTTGTAACGCTCACAAAGCACCATCCTGAGCAGAGGCAGGACCCGCTGTGCATCAGCATCACTGTGTGCATGGTAGAGAAAGACCGGCCGTCGGCTTTAGACTCCCTTGAGGAGCCTCTTCCCGGGATGCTCTTCTTCCTGTCATCTGGACAGGACCAGCAAGCGCATTCCCAGCTGAGGGAACACCCAGCACCAGAGGCCTCAGAGGCCAGTCAGCCTCAAGATGCTGCTGAGGGCAGCAGTGCACGTGAGGAAAAAGATTCCTCTGTGGAGCCGCTCAGCCTCCCAGCAGCCTCTCCGGGAGGGAGCACCTCACAGGTGCTTGAGGCAGTCACATGCAAGAAGCAGGTGTCGCAGGATTTCCTGGAGACCAGGTTTAAGATCCAGCAGCTTCTGGAGCCTCAGCAGTACATGGCCTGCCTGCCCCACCACATCATAGTGAAAATCTTCAGGTTACTCCCTACCCTGAGTTTAGCCATTCTTAAATGTACCTGTCGCTACTTCAAGTCCATCATTGAATACTACAACATCAGGCCAGCAGATTCTCGGTGGGTTCGAGACCCACGCTATAGAGAAGACCCTTGCAAGCAGTGCAAGAAAAAGTATGTGAAAGGGGATGTGTCCCTGTGCCGGTGGCACCCCAAACCCTATTGCCAGGCTTTGCCATATGGGCCTGGCTACTGGATGTGCTGCCACCAGTCTCAGAAGGGCTTTCCTGGCTGTAAGTTAGGCCTTCATGACAATCACTGGTTACCTGCCTGCCATAGCTTTAACCGGGCAATCCATAAGAAGTCAAGAGGGAGTGAGACGGAAGAGGAGTACTGA
- the Fbxo34 gene encoding F-box only protein 34 isoform X2, whose translation MHLKLYWKLQKKERPLEISRDTLRTPMSHGKANGDVKARASYMKPTVLPSASLVKASSRKPFGILSPNVLCSMSGKSPVENSLNVKAKKNVLSAAVHQSEEGLPGTWAIVKPGNTKEKIAFFAAHQYSNRIGSMKIKSSWDIDGRATKRRKKSGELKKAKLQLEMMRDINSQCYQSEPFVCGVEHCSVHYMSDSGDGVCAARPLSVIQMVAFLEQKATALLASCTKNCTNSPAIVKISGQSRGIPPAPEPFSAPETCEEPREQENPETGRSQGEPVRVLDMVARLESECLKHQGQREPGSLSRNNSFRRNVGRVLLTNGSQASDKSEEGSADTADSQEHPLQPVSVGEEPSVTEHHSVGEQAWDGTSQSCPSLPATVSFHTDSTDLEPGQQTAIKNCSRDDVEMVEEFDELPTDAVSRVRRELVTLTKHHPEQRQDPLCISITVCMVEKDRPSALDSLEEPLPGMLFFLSSGQDQQAHSQLREHPAPEASEASQPQDAAEGSSAREEKDSSVEPLSLPAASPGGSTSQVLEAVTCKKQVSQDFLETRFKIQQLLEPQQYMACLPHHIIVKIFRLLPTLSLAILKCTCRYFKSIIEYYNIRPADSRWVRDPRYREDPCKQCKKKYVKGDVSLCRWHPKPYCQALPYGPGYWMCCHQSQKGFPGCKLGLHDNHWLPACHSFNRAIHKKSRGSETEEEY comes from the coding sequence ATGCACCTTAAGCTGTACTGGAAACTCCAGAAGAAAGAGCGCCCTCTTGAGATCAGCAGGGACACCCTGAGAACGCCTATGAGCCACGGAAAGGCCAACGGTGATGTGAAGGCCAGAGCCAGCTACATGAAACCCACCGTCCTTCCTTCAGCCTCCCTTGTCAAAGCATCATCTAGAAAACCTTTTGGGATCCTTTCTCCAAATGTTCTGTGCAGTATGAGTGGGAAGAGCCCTGTGGAGAACAGCTTGAATGTTAAAGCCAAAAAAAATGTGCTGTCTGCAGCCGTGCACCAGAGTGAGGAGGGACTGCCTGGGACCTGGGCTATTGTCAAACCTGGGAACACGAAGGAGAAAATTGCATTCTTTGCAGCCCACCAGTATAGCAATAGGATAGGCtctatgaaaattaaaagttCCTGGGATATCGATGGGAGAGCcactaaaagaaggaaaaaatcaGGGGAGCTTAAGAAAGCCAAGTTACAGCTAGAAATGATGAGAGATATCAACAGCCAGTGCTACCAGTCTGAGCCGTTTGTGTGTGGCGTCGAGCACTGTTCTGTGCATTACATGAGTGACAGTGGGGACGGTGTCTGTGCTGCGAGGCCTCTGTCAGTGATACAGATGGTGGCCTTCCTCGAGCAGAAGGCCACTGCTCTGCTAGCTAGCTGCACAAAAAACTGCACAAATTCGCCTGCCATTGTGAAGATTTCTGGCCAGTCCCGAGGTATACCACCTGCACCTGAGCCCTTCTCTGCTCCAGAAACTTGTGAAGAACCCAGGGAACAAGAAAATCCTGAGACTGGCAGATCCCAGGGTGAGCCAGTCCGTGTCCTTGACATGGTAGCCAGGTTGGAGTCTGAGTGCCTGAAGCACCAGGGCCAGCGGGAACCTGGGAGCTTGTCACGCAATAACAGTTTCCGTCGAAATGTAGGCAGGGTGTTGCTCACTAATGGTTCTCAGGCCAGCGACAAAAGTGAAGAGGGCTCTGCAGACACAGCCGACTCTCAGGAGCATCCCTTGCAGCCGGTATCTGTGGGTGAAGAACCCTCTGTAACTGAGCATCATTCTGTAGGGGAGCAGGCCTGGGATGGCACTTCTCAAAGCTGTCCCTCATTGCCAGCCACTGTGAGCTTCCACACGGACAGCACAGATCTAGAGCCAGGTCAGCAAACAGCTATCAAGAACTGCAGCCGGGATGACGTAGAAATGGTGGAGGAATTTGATGAATTGCCTACAGATGCTGTCAGTCGTGTAAGAAGAGAGCTTGTAACGCTCACAAAGCACCATCCTGAGCAGAGGCAGGACCCGCTGTGCATCAGCATCACTGTGTGCATGGTAGAGAAAGACCGGCCGTCGGCTTTAGACTCCCTTGAGGAGCCTCTTCCCGGGATGCTCTTCTTCCTGTCATCTGGACAGGACCAGCAAGCGCATTCCCAGCTGAGGGAACACCCAGCACCAGAGGCCTCAGAGGCCAGTCAGCCTCAAGATGCTGCTGAGGGCAGCAGTGCACGTGAGGAAAAAGATTCCTCTGTGGAGCCGCTCAGCCTCCCAGCAGCCTCTCCGGGAGGGAGCACCTCACAGGTGCTTGAGGCAGTCACATGCAAGAAGCAGGTGTCGCAGGATTTCCTGGAGACCAGGTTTAAGATCCAGCAGCTTCTGGAGCCTCAGCAGTACATGGCCTGCCTGCCCCACCACATCATAGTGAAAATCTTCAGGTTACTCCCTACCCTGAGTTTAGCCATTCTTAAATGTACCTGTCGCTACTTCAAGTCCATCATTGAATACTACAACATCAGGCCAGCAGATTCTCGGTGGGTTCGAGACCCACGCTATAGAGAAGACCCTTGCAAGCAGTGCAAGAAAAAGTATGTGAAAGGGGATGTGTCCCTGTGCCGGTGGCACCCCAAACCCTATTGCCAGGCTTTGCCATATGGGCCTGGCTACTGGATGTGCTGCCACCAGTCTCAGAAGGGCTTTCCTGGCTGTAAGTTAGGCCTTCATGACAATCACTGGTTACCTGCCTGCCATAGCTTTAACCGGGCAATCCATAAGAAGTCAAGAGGGAGTGAGACGGAAGAGGAGTACTGA